Genomic segment of Ignavibacteriales bacterium:
TCAAAAGATACTCCCGGTGATAAAGCTGATTCATCCGATGTGTGGATTACAGCGGCGAGTAATTATGTCTCAGTATCAAATGGAAAATTGATTTCCGAAACTGATAATGGCAATGGAACAAAAACTTATAAATGGAAAAATAGTTACCCGATTGCAGGTTATTTGATTTCCCTTGCAATGACTAATTATTCACTATATCAAAATCAATTTAATTACGGTGGCAGCAGTCCTATGCCTGTTACTCATTATGTCTTTCCGGAAAACCTTCAACAAAATATATCAAACTTAGACAATACGGTTAACATGCTTCAAATATTCTCTCAGAAATTTGGGCCATATCCTTTCTTACGAGAAAAATATGGACATGCTCAGTTTGGTTGGGGCGGTGGGATGGAACATCAAACAATTACATCATTAGTTTCATTCAGTGAAATGCTCGTTGTACATGAACTAGCTCATCAGTGGTACGGAGATAAAGTTACTTGTAAAGATTGGCAGAACATTTGGCTCAACGAAGGATTTGCCTCTTACTGTGAATGCATTTATAGAGAAGCGAAGTACGGCACTGCAGATTTTAAATCTTACGTAGATAATTTTATGAGTCAAGCGAAAAGTGCTGCTGGAACTATTTATGTACAGAATATTAATAGTATAAACGAAATTTTTAATTCGGCACGTGAATACAAAAAAGGTGCAATAGTTTTGCACATGCTGCGTGGAATTGTTGGCGATGATAACTTTTTTAAGATAATGCAGCAATATGCTAATGAACCCGGACTTGCTTACAACGTTGCAACGACTGAAGATTTTCAACGTATAGCAGAACGAGTAAGTGGGATTGATCTAAATTATTTCTTTCAAGAATGGATTCATGGTGAGAACTTTCCTGTTTATTCCGTAGTCTGGAGTTACAAACAAGATGTGAATGAAAATTATAAAGTTTCTTTAAAGATTACTCAAAGTGTGAACAGCAATCCAAGTTTTTTTACAATGCCGATACAAATAGCTATAACAACTTCAAAGGGACTTGTTAACACGACGGTCATAAACAACGCTCAAGTGCAATCTATAGATCTAATTGTTGATGGAATACCATCTGCGATTCAGGTTGATCCGGGTAATTGGATTCTAAAGACAGTAATGAAAACTACATATCAAGAAAATATTGATCTTTACCCTACTAATTATACATTAGATCAAAACTATCCCAATCCTTTTAATTCTGGCACTTCCATACGATTCGAATTACCCATCGACAGTTACATAACATTAAATATATATGATGAGTTAGGTTCTTTTGTTACTAGTCTCATTAATGAAAAGAAAAGTAAAGGAATTTATGAAGTAAGATTTGATCCCAATAATTACAAACTAGCAAGCGGCATTTATTTTTATACGCTTAAAGCAGGAAACTATTCAGAGACCAAGAAGATGATCATTTTAAAATGATTTTCTTCTCCGCATTAATCTAAGGCATGTAACTCCGGTTTAAAAATGATTTGATTGCGTGTCCCTAAACAAATTTGTACTTTCAATTTGAACTTATCGTAATTCTAACTTAGGTATCTAACTAATTATTTAACCAACCGGAGGATCGTAGATGAAATTCGTAAAATTTACTTATGCAATTTTTTCAATTCTTTTTATCTTCACATCCGTACAGTACTCACAGCAAAATACATTACGAGGAACTGTTAAAGACAATGACGGTAGCCCTTTGATTGGAGTAAACATTTATCTGAAGGGGACCAAAATTGGAACTAACTCTGATAAATTTGGTAAATATGCCCTCAAGTATAACTCGCCGGAAGATGTTGTGGTATTCAGCATGGTTGGATATAAAAAACAGGAAACAAAAACTTCCGGCAAAACAGAATTAGATATCGTTTTGCAAGAAGGTGTTGAGCTTTCCGAAATATTTGTAGTAGGAACGCGCAGCTATAATAGATCGAGTACAGAATCACCAGTGGCAATTGACGTCCTCGATTTGAAGGATGCCGCTACACGTTTTGGTCAGTCCGATATGAATCAAATCCTTCAATATGTTGCACCATCATTTAATTCAAACCGTCAATCGGGTGCAGATGGCGCTGATCATATTGATCCGGCAACTTTGCGCGGATTAGGACCAGATCAAACATTAGTTCTTATTAACGGCAAACGCCGTCATCAATCATCGCTTGTAAATATGTTTGGCTCAAGAGGAAGAGGTAACACAGGAACTGACCTTAATGCTATTCCTCTTTCTGCAATTGACCGCGTGGAAATTTTGCGTGATGGTGCAAGTGCGCAATATGGCTCCGATGCAATTGCCGGTGTTATAAATATTGTTCTCAAGAAAAGTGTTAATGAATTTAGCGGAGGATTAAGTTCCGGCGCTCATTCTGCTTCTTTAAGAACCGACAGAAAATTCGACGGTGAAGAATTTAATCTTGGCGGCAATTATGGTGTTTCCGTTGGCGAGAATGGTTTCTTAAATGTTACGTTAGATTACTCGCGCAAAGGTTTTACTAACAGGCCTGCAGACCCCAATCAATATTCTATATACCGCAATCAGTTCGGCGATGCAAGTCTTGAAAACTTCGGAACATTTTTCAATTCTAGATTCAGCATAAACAATGATGCAACTTTTTATGCATTCGGCGGATTCAACAACAGAAACACAGATGCATTTGCATGGACACGCGAAGCCGGCAGCGATCGCAATATTCCTCAGATTTATCCGAACGGTTTTGATCCTCACATTTTATCTAACATTAAAGATCAGTCATTATCTGCAGGTATGCAGACGAAACTTGGTGAGTGGGATTTAGATTTCAACAACACAATAGGCGTTAACCGTTTTCATTACTTTGTTGATGGAACTTTGAATACTTCTCTTTTAGATAAATCACCAACACGATTTGATGCAGGCGGATTTCAACTTGCACAAAATACAACATCACTTAACTTCACAAGGTACTTCAAAGAATATTTGAAGGGATTGAATATTGCGTTCGGTATGGAATATAGAATTGAGAATTATGAAATCTTCGCTGGCGAAGAAGGATCATGGAAAAATTATGGCGTGATTGATTCTGTTATCAATAACAGAGTTCAAAAAATAGATATACTTGGTAAAGCAGGAGGCGCACAAGGTTTTCCTGGGTTCCGTCCGGAAAATGTATTGAACGAATCACGCACTAACCTTGGTGCTTACGTAGATGTAGAATTGGATGTTACTCCTCAGTGGATGATTGGCGCCGCTGCCCGCTGGGAAAATTACAGCGATTTCGGAAATACATTAAACGCCAAATTCGCAACTCGATTCAAGATAACAGATGATCTTGCTTTAAGAGCATCTGTAAGTACAGGTTTCCGGGCACCATCTCTTGCACAAATTTATTTTAACTCAACATACACAGATTTTGTTGCAGGAGTTGCAGTAGATAAAATTATAGCAAAGAACAACAGTACAATTACTCATGCACTTGGTATTCCTTCATTGAAACAAGAGACAGCAGTAAACGGAAGTCTCGGTTTAACCGCTACACCATTTGATGGTTTCGCTGCAACTATTGATGGTTATATTGTGAATATTAATGATAGAATTGTATTAACCGGCTCTTTCCAAAACGACGATCCGGATATCGGAGCGCAGCTTAAGGCATCAAATGTTGGCGCAGCCCAATTTTTTGCGAATGCACTCGACACTAAAACTACCGGTGTGGATGTGATTCTTGCTTACTCTAAAAATATTGATTCTCATATTTTCAAAATCTCTTATGCCGGTAATTTCAACAATATGGAATTAGGATCTGTTAAAACAAGTTCTAAACTCAAAGGTAAAGAAGATATTTATTTTGGAAGACGTGAAAAATATTTTCTGCTGGCATCTGCACCTAAATCAAAAATGTCTTTTGGTATAGAACACGGCTTTGAAAATATACACACCTCTCTTCGTCTTGTTTACTTTGGTAAAGTTACTTTGATTGACTGGAATGATGCAGAAAATGTTTACGATTCTAAGATTACAACTGATCTTAGCTTCGCATACGATTTCACCAAAAATCTTTCTTTGATTATCGGCGGCACAAATTTGTTTGATGTATATCCTAACAAGCAGGATCCGGGCGCAACAGAATCCGGTGGTTTGTGGGATGCTGTTCAGATGGGCTTTAGCGGAAGATTTCTTTACGGAAAATTGGTGTTCAAGTTATAATTAAATTCTATAATCAAGATTGGCTGTTTGCCAATCTTGATTACTATTTTTCCCCGAGCGCCTCTATTCAATGAAAATAAAACTGTTCGATAATAAATTTATTTCTCTGTAACAGATTAAATTTTGTATGAAGTTGATTTAAAAAATATCAGCGAAACATTAATTTTCCATTCAGCCGCACAATTCATATTTTTCATCCCACATATATCAACCTTAGGAACTAATATGAAAAGAGTGATCTTTACTTCATTAGTATTCTTCTTTTATATTTCTGTTGTTTATGCCGGATTTGATTTCGTCGGTGGAATAAATAATTTCAAATTAGGATCTAACCGTGTTGAGTTTACGCTTAGTAATGCAAAGCTAAACATCTATATAGTTGAACAAAACTTGATTCGTTTCCGGTATACGAATCAAAAAGATTTTTCTCAAGCGCCTTCTTACGCTGTAGTCTATCAACAGTCCGAGAAAACAAAATTCGAATTCAAAGAAGAAAAAGAAAAATTTGTTCTTACCACAAATGAGTTAACAGTTCATATTAAAAAAAATCCGTGCCGAATATCTATCTATGATAAACAAATGAATCTTCTTAACTCAGATGAAGAAAGTTTTGGCGTTTCTTTCGATAATAATGAAGTGCGGTGTTTCAAAAAATTATTTAATGATGAAAAATTTTATGGACTTGGAGAAAAATCGGATGATCTTTTAAAGAACCGTAATCAATATACAATGTGGAATTCGGATTACCCTACCTACACAAGCAGAAAAGATGAACTCTACGTTTCTATTCCCTTTTTCATTGGTACCCGCAACTATAAAGCCTACGGAATATTTTTCGACAACACTTACAAATCATATTTTAACATGGGTGCAAGCAACAACCGTTTTTATTGGTTCGGTGCTGATAAAGGTGAAATGGATTATTACTTCATCTACGGACCGGAAATTAAAAGAGTTATTTCTGATTACACAAAATTAACCGGCAGAATTGAATTACCCCCGATGTGGGCATTAGGTTATCAGCAAAGCAGATGGAGTTATTATCCGGAAGAAACGGTTAGAAGAATTGCTAAAACATTCCGCGATAAAAATATTCCTTGTGATGTAATCTATCTCGACATTCATTATATGGACGGATATAGAGTATTTACTTTTGATAAGAATCGTTTTCCCGATCCGGCAAAAATGATCTCTGATTTGAAGTCAGAAGGATTTAAGATCGTTCCTATAATTGATCCCGGAGTTAAAGCAGATCTGAAATATTTTGCCGCAAAAGAAGGATTAGAAAAAAATCTTTTTGCAAAATATCCGGATGGAATTCCTTATCAAGGAGAAGTTTGGCCAAGCTGGGCTTACTTTCCGGATTTCACAAAAAAAGAGACTAGAGATTGGTGGGGAAAAAATCTTTCTACATTTCTAAATCTCGGCATTGAAGGATTTTGGAATGACATGAATGAACCTTCAACTTGGGGACAAAGTTTTCCCGACATAGTACAATTTGATGATAACGGATTCAATACAGATCATAAAAAAATACATAATGTTTATGCACTCTCGATGGCCCGAGCAACAAGGGAAGGATTAAGACAATATTCCAGCAAGAGACATTTTATTTTAACTCGAGCTGGATTTGCCGGAGTACAGCGTTATTCTGCGGTCTGGACAGGTGATAATGAATCAACAGAAGAACATTTAAAACTCGCATGCACAATGTCTCAAAACTTAGGATTAAGCGGAGTTTCTTTCGTCGGCTATGATGTCGGAGGATTTATGGGTGAACCGACCAATGATATGTATGTTAGATGGATGCAGCTTGGCGCGTTTACACCATTCTTCAGAGGTCATTCTGCCATTGATACAAAAGCACGCGAACCTTTTGCATTCAACGAAACTGTCGAAGAATATTCTCGTCAAGCAATTCAACTTCGCTATAAACTTCTGCCCTTTTGGTATAATGAGTTTTATGTTTCCTCACAATCCGGATTACCGATAATGCGTTCTATGTTTGTGAATTATCCGAAAGATGAAAATTGTTACAGCAATGAAGCCCAGTACCAATTTATGATCGGAGAAAATTTATTAGTCGCACCTGTATTGCTATCAACAGATCGTTTCAAAAAGTTTTATCTGCCCGAAGGTAAATGGTATGATTGGAATGGGAATAAAATAGTAGCCGGCGGACAGTGGTCTGTGATAGAAGTTCCGCTGAACAAAATTCCTCTCTACATTAAAGAAGGTGGTATAGTTCCCATGCAGGAAGTGCAGAATTATATCGGAGAGAAAAAGATAGAACAGCTTGAACTCGTTATCTTTCCTTCCGGGAGATCAGAGTATATTCTTTATGAAGATGACGGGCAAAGTTATCAATATGAAACCGGAAAATATTCATTAACTAAATTTTCTTTAGAGAGAGATTTTAAGATTACTAAATTACTTGTTACTAAATTAAAAGCGGATTTTAAGAGTGACCGGGAGAAATATCTTTTTACTTTACTTGATACAAAACAGCCTAAAAAAATATTTCTAAATGATAAAGAATTACAGAGTTCGGCAGTATCTTTTGATAAAGAAAAAAATATTTTACAGATAAATGCTGACGATGTCGGAAACCTAAATATTCAAATAAAATATTAGATAATATGAAGCGAATTACGAAAATAATTACAGTTCTATTAATTGCTAGTATTACTCTCCTATCACAGAAAACTACGGGTGAAAAATTGTATCTCAAAGAAATAAAATCTCCAGAAACAATTACAGACACGATTGAATTTCAAAAACGTTATTCAGGTCTGGATAAATTCTTCTCAGATAAAAAACTCGGCTCTTACGTTGAGAACAAGAAAACTTATTTCAAATTGTTTACTCCTTCTGCTATAAAAGTAACCCTTTGTTTGTACGACAAACCAGAAAATAAAATCAGTAAAGAATATTTCTTAACAAAAGATGAAAATGGTGTTTGGGAAACTAAACTTGATGGGGAACTCTACGAAAAATATTACGGATATAAAGTTTATCATACCGGAGATGATCTTTCTAATTCGAATATGCCTGTGTGTGTAGATCCTTATGCAAAAGCTGTTACATCTTATACTACTTACATGAATCCGCGGCTTGCTATCGTTACAAAAGAAGAAAAATATGATTGGGAGGGAACAAGTTGGATCCAGAGAGATTGGCGGGATCTTATCATTTATGAAATGCACGTGCGTGATATAACCGCACATAAATCGTCCGGAGCTAAGAATCGCGGTTCATACAAAAGTTTAACAGAAAAAAATATTACCGGAGGACTCAGTTACATTAAATCTCTTGGGGTTAATACAGTTGAGCTTTTACCATCACAAGAATTTGGAAATATTGAAATTCCATTTAAGGATTCACTTTCCGGAAAATACAACACATGGAATCCATACGAACGAAATCATTGGGGATATATGACTTCCAACTTTTTTGCACCTGCTGCTTACTACAATGAAAGTTGGGATAAACTGAAATGGCATAGATGGATTGGGGAAGACGGTTCGCAGATAAAATCATTTAAAGATATGGTTAAGGCATTTCACAAAGAAGGCATTGCAGTAATGATGGATGTGGTCTACAATCATCTATCGGAATATGAGACAGGCAACTTAAAACAGATTGATAAAGAATATTATTTCAGATTGGATTCAAAGAGAAATTACATTGCCGAAAGTTATTGCGGTAATGATTTAAAAACCGAACGCCCGATGATGCGGCGGTTAATCATTGAAAGTATTTTGTATTGGATGAAAGAATATCACATTGACGGTTTCCGTTTTGATCTTGGAAAACTTTTAGATTGGAAAACAATTGAAGAAATTATTTCAGAAGCTAAAAAAGTAAATCCCAATGTTATTTTTACATGTGAACCCTGGGGCGGCGGATACGACCCTGCGGGATTTTCTTTACGCGGTTGGGCACCCTGGAATGATCAGATCCGTAACGGCATCAAAGGAGAAAATCCAAATAACGGACTCGGCTGGATCTTTGGTCAATGGTATGGAAATAATTCTCCGAAAAGAATTAAGAGTTATGTTAATGGAACATTAGTGCAAGACACTCTCGGACTTTTTCAGAAGAAAGAACATTCGGTAAATTATTTAGAATCACACGATGGTTATACGCTTGGTGATTTTATTAGACTAGGTTCCCGCGAAGTTGATCCGGAAAAAATAATTAAAGATGTAGATAAAAATGTAAAGCTTTCACCAAATCAAATGAAGCTTAATAAACTTGGTGCACTGTTCCTTTTTACCTCGCAAGGTATTGCTATGATTCATGAGGGACAGGAATTTGCAAGATCGAAAGTAATTCCGTTTAATATTAAAGCGAGTGATAACGATAGAGGCAAGATTGATCATAATTCATATAACAAAGACAACGAAACAAATTATATTAATTATAAACATGCTAAGATCAACAAAGAACTTGTTGATTATTACAAGGGATTAATCTCTTTGCGAAATACATATCCGGCATTTCGCCATGCTGAATATGAAAACATTATTTTCACCGACCATACAAAAAGCAAATTTGGTTTCAGCTACATTTTAAAATACGAGAAAGATGAATTCATAGTAATCTTCAATGCAGACCCAAAACAAGAATTAGAGTTTACTCTTCAGGTAGGAAGATATGATGTTTTAGTTGATAAAAATTCTGCCGGAACAAAACCCATGTATGAAGTTAAAGGTAAGATTATTTTAGAAACTACAACCGGAATGATTTTGAAACAAAAATAATTTTTCGTAGAGACGTCCCATGGAGCGTCTCCACATGGACAATTGTCAATTAAATATTGCCTTCCTCAACGAGCGTTCAATAGCATTTTTGAAATTAGCAAGATTTACCGGTTTCTGAAATACATACTCAACGCCTAATTCCTTATACTCAGCTTCAATGGATTTATTTATATCGCTGCTTAAAATAATTACAGGCGGTTTATATTTTAGTTCAGTAATGTTTAATTGTTTTACCAAATCGTAACCGCTCATTACCGGCATTTTATGATCTGTAATTACCAATGCAGGCAGAGATTGTTTAATGATCTCGAGAGCTTGTTTACCGTCAACCGCTTCCAATATATTGTAGTTTGATACCAAGCTCTTGATAAGTTTTGCATAGAGCATGCGGTCTGTTTTTGCATCATCAACTAAAAGAATATTCGCGGAAGCAACAGGAATTGAAAAAGTAAATGTTGTTCCTTTACCAATTTCACTTTCCACCCAAATTTCACCGCCGTGTTTATGGATAATATCATTTACTAAAGATAGACCTAATCCGCTTCCCTTCTCTCCTGCAGTTCCGCTTGTTGTATATTTAGTGTCTATCTTAAAGAGCTTAAAAATATCTTCTTTGCGAATTCCAACACCGTTATCTTTAACACTAAACTCAACTTGTTTCTTTTCGATATTTGCATGTGCACTTATACGTATTGTCCCGTCTGCTTTTGTAAACTTGATTGCATTCGATAATAAATTATTAAAAACTTGGGAAATCAATCCTTCATCAGCATGTATGTAAAAATCTTTTTCCAGTTCAGAGATAAGTTTAATTCTTTTTTGTATAGCAACTCCGGATAAAATCTGCATTGATTTATCTATTAAGTATTTTGCGTTGATCCTATCAGGTTCAAATTTGATACTGCCTGTTTGTAATCTTGTCCAATCTAAAAGCGAATTGACCAGACTCAACATACTTTTTGATGAATCTTGTATATACTGGATATACTGAGTTCTTCTCTCTTCTTCAATATCTTTATCATTTAGAAGAAGATCTGTGAACCCAAGAATTGAACTGAACGGCGTTCGCAAATCATGAGAGATAATAGAAATGAACCGGTCTTTTGTTTCATTAAGTTCTTGAAGATTCAGAGCAGATTTTTTTAATTCATCTTCGGCGCGTTTTGACAGACTAATATCACTTAATATTCCAAATATTTTTTGAATTTCTCCTTTTATATCGCGCACAAGTGTTATTCTGTTTTCGATCCAGATTATATTTCCAAGTGTGTCGATAATTCTATATTCAAACACTTCTGAATTTCTTACTATATCACCATAAAAATTGTAAAATTTATTTACTATTTCTTCTGTTTCATCGGGATGAATAATTTTTTTCCATAATGAAGAATCATTTAAATATTCTTCGGCGCTATAGCCGGTATTTTTTTTAACTGCGGGTGTATAAAATACTGCTTTTAATTTTCCGTCTTGTCTTTCGGCAGTCCAAATGCATTCATTAATGTTTTCAGAAATACTTCTATATCTTTCTTCGGAAAGCAATAACGCGCTTTGAGCTTTTTTCTCCTCGGTTACATCTCTCAAAACCCAGACTGCAAATCTTTCATTTTCAATTTGGTATAGAGAAACTGAATTTTCAACTTCTAATGATTCGTCATTTCTTTTTCTTCCTGTAAAGTAATAACGAGGAGGAGAATCTTTGCCGGCTTCTGTTAATTCCATGTAGCTGGAAATTTTTTCTCTGTCTTTGATATTTACGAACTCCAACGGATTAAGTCCGAAAATTTCGCTGGCACTCTTATATCCAAATATCTGAACGAAAGAGTCATTTACAAGTACGATTTTATTTTTACTTACCAATACTATCCCATCTAGTGAAGCTTCGAAGACAGAGCGGATCATCATCAAATCTTTTTCTGAATCTTTTTTAAGTGTGATATCAGTGAGGATGACATTGTAATATTGAACATTCCCGCTTAGATCGTTAACAGAGGAAAAGCTTGCCAGTACATAAAGCTTTTGCCCAAGTTTTGTTATTAGAGGAAGTTCAATTGACTGCATCTCCCTTTCAGCGATATCCTGGAAATCAAATTTTTCTTTTGATAAGAAATTCGGATCAACCAGATCTGAAAAAATGAGTTTTTTAATTTCATCTTTTTCATATTGAAAAACTTCAAGAAAGCGTGGATTGACATATGTAATTTTTTCAGAGAGATCTAGCGTGCAAATATATTCGTGAGAATTTGTAACGATATTTCGGAAACGTTCTTCGGATTTCTTGAGCAACACTTCATTCTTAATACGGTCTGAAACGCCGGTACACAAGAAAATTATTGTTTCATTTTCGTCTTCGCCAATTATTCCAATTTTAACATCATAGTATTCGGCAATACTTTCATCTTCGCTAATGTGAAATTGTTCTCTCCAAATTTTAGAGATTTTAATTTCCTTTAATAGTTTTTCGAAATAATTATCATTAAGAGTTGGAAAAATTTTACCAATATTTTTACCGTAAACTTCACTGCGGGTTAACCCAAAAAGTTTAGCAGCAGATTCATTCCAGAAAGTGATCTTACCGTTCTTGTTTGTCCCGATAAGACCGTCCATCACTGTTGCCGTTATCTGCTGGTATTTTGTAAGTTCATTTATCTCTTCTTCCGATAAGCCAACATGTTCGGAATCTTTACTCAAATCTTTTAATAAAAGAACAACCCAATGAACCTCGTTTCCATTATCACTAAAAGGTATGAGTGTGATACGGGCATTAATTTCTCTTTGATTTCGTATAAAGGGAATTTGTGTTGTAAG
This window contains:
- a CDS encoding PAS domain S-box protein, whose protein sequence is MSSSLDKTFEKTRSEFSFKEILDFTPVGILIFQRDWKIKFVNTTFFQFSGVMGEIPEDLIGKSIFENRLFSDADIRDDLTLVKNGQAFEREIISKQTLSGGKYSIHLKGAPVVLDGEYTGGVLVLEDLKSSPEKSYTSLIQTDDFQKFLGTISDFYLVTDREGSIKVMQSSEAENYDFIFETDTSKKNISQNLSSILFKKLLENVVSSNKVLTTQIPFIRNQREINARITLIPFSDNGNEVHWVVLLLKDLSKDSEHVGLSEEEINELTKYQQITATVMDGLIGTNKNGKITFWNESAAKLFGLTRSEVYGKNIGKIFPTLNDNYFEKLLKEIKISKIWREQFHISEDESIAEYYDVKIGIIGEDENETIIFLCTGVSDRIKNEVLLKKSEERFRNIVTNSHEYICTLDLSEKITYVNPRFLEVFQYEKDEIKKLIFSDLVDPNFLSKEKFDFQDIAEREMQSIELPLITKLGQKLYVLASFSSVNDLSGNVQYYNVILTDITLKKDSEKDLMMIRSVFEASLDGIVLVSKNKIVLVNDSFVQIFGYKSASEIFGLNPLEFVNIKDREKISSYMELTEAGKDSPPRYYFTGRKRNDESLEVENSVSLYQIENERFAVWVLRDVTEEKKAQSALLLSEERYRSISENINECIWTAERQDGKLKAVFYTPAVKKNTGYSAEEYLNDSSLWKKIIHPDETEEIVNKFYNFYGDIVRNSEVFEYRIIDTLGNIIWIENRITLVRDIKGEIQKIFGILSDISLSKRAEDELKKSALNLQELNETKDRFISIISHDLRTPFSSILGFTDLLLNDKDIEEERRTQYIQYIQDSSKSMLSLVNSLLDWTRLQTGSIKFEPDRINAKYLIDKSMQILSGVAIQKRIKLISELEKDFYIHADEGLISQVFNNLLSNAIKFTKADGTIRISAHANIEKKQVEFSVKDNGVGIRKEDIFKLFKIDTKYTTSGTAGEKGSGLGLSLVNDIIHKHGGEIWVESEIGKGTTFTFSIPVASANILLVDDAKTDRMLYAKLIKSLVSNYNILEAVDGKQALEIIKQSLPALVITDHKMPVMSGYDLVKQLNITELKYKPPVIILSSDINKSIEAEYKELGVEYVFQKPVNLANFKNAIERSLRKAIFN